The following coding sequences lie in one Microvirga sp. 17 mud 1-3 genomic window:
- the lpdA gene encoding dihydrolipoyl dehydrogenase — protein sequence MKDISCKLLVIGAGPGGYVCAIRAGQLGIDTVIVEAGKPGGTCLNIGCIPSKALIHAAEEYDRVVQWSENSSPLGISVSKPALDLARTMAWKDGIVGRLNGGVSTLLKKAKVKIVQGWATFRDGKTIAVETETGLQVIRAENVVIATGSAPVELPILPFGGPILSSKEALSLTEVPERLVVIGGGYIGLELGTAFAKLGSQVTVVEAQARILPQYDAELTQPVSKRLQELGIKVMIGTSAAGFDVKAGDLIVRTTEGSEDRLPADKVLVTVGRRPATEGWGMEELVLDLDGRFIRIDDRCRTSMRGIYAIGDVTGEPMLAHRAMAQGEMVAEIIAGHQRIWDKRAMPAVCFTDPEIVSVGMSPEEARAGQHEFITGHFPFTANGRAMTKLGEQGFVRVIARADNHLVLGIQAVGQGVSELATAFALALEMGARLEDIAGTVHAHPTQGEGFQEAALKALGHGLHI from the coding sequence ATGAAGGATATTTCCTGCAAGCTGCTGGTCATTGGTGCAGGGCCGGGTGGTTATGTCTGCGCCATTCGGGCGGGCCAGCTGGGGATTGATACCGTCATCGTCGAGGCCGGCAAGCCGGGCGGCACGTGCCTCAATATCGGGTGCATTCCGTCCAAGGCACTGATCCATGCTGCTGAGGAGTACGACCGGGTCGTTCAATGGTCGGAGAATTCGTCCCCCCTTGGCATCTCAGTGTCCAAACCTGCTCTTGACCTTGCCAGAACGATGGCCTGGAAGGATGGCATTGTCGGACGGCTTAACGGCGGCGTTTCGACCCTCCTCAAGAAGGCCAAGGTGAAGATCGTTCAAGGTTGGGCGACGTTTCGCGATGGGAAAACGATTGCCGTCGAGACCGAGACGGGCCTGCAGGTCATCCGGGCCGAGAATGTGGTGATTGCAACAGGTTCCGCTCCTGTCGAGCTGCCGATCCTGCCCTTTGGCGGACCCATCCTCTCCTCTAAGGAGGCCTTGTCCCTCACGGAAGTGCCGGAGCGTCTCGTCGTGATCGGCGGTGGCTATATCGGCCTTGAATTGGGTACGGCATTCGCCAAGCTGGGTTCGCAAGTGACGGTAGTCGAGGCGCAGGCGCGGATCCTGCCCCAATACGATGCGGAGCTGACGCAGCCTGTCTCCAAACGACTGCAGGAACTCGGAATCAAGGTCATGATCGGTACCTCTGCTGCGGGGTTCGACGTGAAGGCCGGAGATCTAATCGTTCGGACAACAGAGGGCAGCGAAGACCGGCTTCCAGCGGACAAGGTTCTTGTGACTGTCGGAAGGCGGCCTGCAACGGAAGGATGGGGAATGGAGGAGCTCGTCCTCGACCTGGATGGGCGCTTCATCCGGATCGATGACAGGTGTCGTACATCCATGCGGGGGATCTATGCCATCGGGGATGTGACGGGAGAACCTATGCTGGCTCACCGCGCCATGGCTCAGGGGGAAATGGTTGCGGAAATTATCGCCGGACATCAACGCATATGGGACAAACGGGCCATGCCGGCTGTCTGCTTCACCGATCCGGAGATCGTCTCGGTCGGCATGAGTCCTGAGGAGGCGCGCGCGGGGCAGCATGAGTTCATAACGGGACATTTCCCGTTCACGGCGAACGGACGTGCCATGACAAAACTTGGCGAGCAGGGTTTTGTGCGCGTGATCGCCCGGGCGGACAATCACCTCGTACTCGGCATCCAGGCCGTTGGCCAGGGTGTATCGGAGCTCGCCACCGCATTCGCTCTGGCGCTCGAGATGGGAGCCCGCCTGGAGGACATTGCCGGGACCGTTCATGCGCATCCCACACAAGGGGAAGGCTTCCAGGAAGCAGCTCTCAAGGCTCTCGGCCACGGCCTCCACATCTGA
- a CDS encoding dihydrolipoamide acetyltransferase family protein: MGEHVIKMPDVGEGIAEAELVEWHVKVGDLVREDAVLAAVMTDKATVEIPSPVEGKILWLGAEVGDVVAIGSPLIRLEIEGEGNAPATRPQEAQHEGPPSVTPEALQSASKPVQADRAAEHPRQLPREENPPPPRPSDREPKLSTVRAEGEKPLASPSVRQRARDAGVDLRQVPGSGPAGRITHEDIDDFIAHGRQSSKGYGLVPNTSVQEVKVIGLRRRIAEKMALSKSRIPHITYVEEVDMTALEDLRAALNQLRRQDQPKLTILPFLMRAMVKAIAEQPHLNAHYDDEAGIVRQHGGIHIGIAAQTSAGLVVPVVKHVEARDLWSCGAELNRLSDEAKAGTATREDLTGSTITITSLGAMGGIATTPVINHPEVAIIGVNKMAVRPAWDGSSFIPRKMMNLSSSFDHRVVDGWDAAVFIQRIKSLLETPALIFMEG, translated from the coding sequence ATGGGCGAGCACGTCATCAAAATGCCGGATGTGGGTGAAGGGATCGCCGAGGCGGAGCTGGTGGAGTGGCACGTCAAGGTCGGTGATCTGGTCCGGGAGGATGCTGTTCTCGCGGCCGTCATGACCGATAAGGCAACCGTCGAAATTCCATCTCCGGTCGAGGGAAAAATCCTGTGGCTTGGCGCCGAGGTCGGTGATGTCGTGGCGATCGGCTCACCCCTGATCCGACTGGAGATCGAGGGCGAAGGAAATGCCCCGGCGACACGACCGCAGGAAGCGCAGCATGAAGGGCCGCCTTCGGTGACGCCTGAGGCCTTGCAGAGTGCATCGAAACCAGTGCAGGCAGACAGGGCTGCAGAACATCCGAGGCAGCTGCCGCGAGAGGAAAATCCCCCGCCGCCGCGCCCTTCGGATCGAGAGCCCAAGCTGTCAACAGTTCGGGCCGAAGGGGAAAAGCCCCTGGCGTCTCCTTCTGTGAGGCAGCGGGCACGGGATGCTGGTGTCGACCTTCGCCAAGTGCCGGGCTCGGGTCCAGCCGGCAGGATCACGCATGAGGATATCGATGACTTCATCGCTCACGGGCGTCAGTCGTCGAAGGGGTATGGGCTTGTTCCGAATACGTCCGTTCAAGAAGTCAAGGTAATCGGGCTGCGGCGCAGGATTGCCGAGAAGATGGCACTCTCGAAGTCGCGCATTCCGCATATCACCTATGTGGAAGAGGTCGATATGACGGCGCTGGAGGATCTGCGGGCAGCCCTGAACCAACTACGGCGGCAGGATCAGCCGAAACTGACCATTCTGCCGTTTCTCATGCGCGCCATGGTCAAGGCCATTGCCGAACAGCCGCACTTGAACGCGCACTATGACGATGAGGCGGGGATTGTCCGGCAGCATGGCGGCATCCATATCGGCATTGCAGCCCAGACGAGTGCGGGGCTTGTCGTTCCCGTCGTCAAGCACGTGGAGGCGCGGGACCTCTGGAGCTGCGGTGCTGAGCTCAACCGTCTGTCGGATGAGGCGAAGGCCGGAACTGCGACACGTGAGGACCTGACCGGATCCACCATCACCATCACGTCCCTGGGCGCCATGGGCGGCATTGCAACCACGCCTGTGATCAATCATCCAGAGGTCGCCATTATCGGCGTCAACAAAATGGCGGTCAGACCTGCTTGGGACGGGTCGTCCTTCATTCCCCGAAAGATGATGAATCTCTCTTCCAGCTTCGACCACAGGGTTGTCGATGGCTGGGACGCGGCCGTCTTCATCCAGCGCATCAAGTCGCTTTTGGAAACGCCGGCGTTGATCTTCATGGAAGGCTGA
- a CDS encoding alpha-ketoacid dehydrogenase subunit beta, with protein MARMTMVEAIRDAMDVMMARDDDVVVFGEDVGYFGGVFRCTQGLQQKYGKTRCFDTPISESGIVGTAIGMAAYGLKPCVEIQFADYMYPAYDQIVSEAARLRYRSNGQFTCPMVVRMPTGGGIFGGQTHSQSPEALFTHVSGLKTVVPSNPYDAKGLLIAAIEDPDPVIFLEPKRLYNGPFDGHHDRPVTPWSKHDLSEVPSGHFTIPLGKAKVVREGTAVTVLAYGTMVFVAQAAASETNIDAEIIDLRTLLPLDMDTIVASVKKTGRCVVIHEATLTSGFGAELSALVQEACFYHLEAPIARVTGWDTPYPHAQEWDYFPGPARVARALIETMEG; from the coding sequence ATGGCGAGAATGACGATGGTCGAGGCGATCCGCGATGCCATGGACGTGATGATGGCCCGGGACGACGATGTCGTGGTCTTCGGAGAGGATGTCGGTTATTTCGGCGGCGTGTTTCGCTGTACGCAGGGGTTGCAGCAGAAGTACGGCAAAACACGCTGCTTCGATACGCCGATCAGCGAGTCGGGGATTGTCGGCACCGCTATCGGCATGGCGGCCTATGGCCTGAAGCCCTGCGTCGAGATCCAGTTCGCCGATTACATGTATCCGGCTTACGATCAGATCGTCTCCGAGGCTGCGCGGCTGCGCTATCGTTCAAATGGCCAGTTCACCTGTCCCATGGTAGTGCGCATGCCGACAGGCGGTGGTATTTTTGGAGGGCAGACCCACAGCCAGAGTCCTGAAGCTCTCTTCACGCATGTTTCAGGCCTGAAGACCGTCGTTCCCTCCAATCCTTACGACGCCAAGGGCCTCCTGATCGCCGCGATTGAAGACCCCGATCCCGTCATCTTCCTGGAGCCGAAGCGCCTCTACAACGGGCCGTTCGATGGACATCATGATCGCCCGGTGACGCCCTGGTCGAAGCACGATCTCAGCGAGGTGCCAAGCGGCCACTTCACGATTCCACTGGGCAAGGCGAAGGTGGTGCGCGAGGGAACGGCCGTCACGGTTCTGGCTTACGGAACCATGGTGTTCGTCGCTCAGGCAGCGGCATCCGAAACGAATATTGATGCGGAGATCATCGACCTGAGGACCCTGCTGCCTTTGGACATGGACACCATTGTAGCGTCCGTCAAGAAGACTGGGCGGTGCGTTGTCATCCACGAGGCGACACTCACATCAGGTTTCGGTGCCGAACTCTCCGCTCTCGTTCAGGAGGCTTGCTTCTATCACCTGGAAGCACCCATCGCGCGTGTGACCGGGTGGGACACGCCTTACCCGCACGCCCAAGAATGGGACTACTTCCCAGGACCTGCTCGGGTCGCGCGTGCTCTGATTGAAACGATGGAGGGCTGA
- a CDS encoding 3-methyl-2-oxobutanoate dehydrogenase (2-methylpropanoyl-transferring) subunit alpha — translation MTSYEPLTLHVPEPAVRPGGAPDFSNVRIPKAGAVPRPEIDADPESIRDLAYSIIRVLNRNGEAVGPWAGLLSDEELLEGMRHMMTLRTFDARMLTAQRQGKTSFYMQHLGEEAIGCAFRKALSPGDMNFPTYRQAGLLIAGGYSMVDMMCQVYSNARDPLKGRQLPIMYSAKDHGFFTISGNLATQFVQAVGWAMASAIKNDTKIAAAWIGDGSTAESDFHAALVFASTYKAPVVLNIVNNQWAISTFQGIARGGSGTFAARGLGFGLPSLRVDGNDYLAVYAVAKWAVERARRNLGPTLIEYVTYRVGAHSTSDDPSAYRPKTESDAWPLGDPIIRLKNHLIVRGVWSEERHKQTEAEILDSVIAAQKEAESYGTLHAGGKPSARDMFEGVYAEMPPHLRKQRQQAGV, via the coding sequence ATGACGAGCTATGAACCGCTGACCCTGCATGTCCCCGAACCCGCTGTCCGGCCGGGAGGGGCGCCGGACTTCTCAAATGTCAGGATCCCAAAGGCCGGCGCGGTTCCCCGCCCTGAGATAGACGCCGACCCTGAGAGCATTCGTGATCTCGCTTATTCGATCATCCGGGTCCTCAACCGCAACGGGGAGGCCGTCGGGCCATGGGCTGGCCTCCTGAGCGATGAGGAGTTGCTCGAAGGCATGCGGCACATGATGACCTTGCGGACATTCGATGCCCGCATGTTGACGGCGCAGAGACAGGGTAAGACGTCCTTCTATATGCAGCATCTCGGGGAGGAGGCCATCGGCTGTGCCTTCCGCAAGGCGCTTTCGCCCGGCGACATGAACTTTCCCACCTACAGGCAGGCGGGGCTCCTGATCGCCGGCGGCTATTCGATGGTCGACATGATGTGTCAGGTCTATTCGAATGCCCGTGACCCCCTCAAGGGACGTCAGCTGCCCATCATGTATTCCGCAAAGGATCACGGATTCTTCACGATTTCCGGAAATCTCGCGACGCAGTTCGTGCAGGCCGTCGGATGGGCGATGGCCTCAGCCATCAAGAACGACACGAAGATCGCAGCTGCCTGGATTGGGGACGGCTCGACGGCAGAATCCGATTTCCACGCAGCCCTCGTCTTCGCCTCGACCTATAAGGCGCCTGTCGTTCTCAATATCGTCAACAACCAATGGGCCATCTCGACCTTCCAGGGCATTGCCAGAGGTGGCTCGGGCACGTTTGCGGCGCGGGGCTTAGGCTTTGGTCTTCCCTCCCTACGGGTCGACGGGAACGACTATCTTGCTGTCTATGCTGTCGCCAAATGGGCCGTGGAGCGTGCCCGCCGCAACCTCGGTCCCACCCTCATCGAGTATGTCACCTACAGGGTTGGCGCCCATTCAACCTCGGATGACCCTTCGGCCTATCGCCCGAAGACGGAATCCGATGCATGGCCCTTGGGCGATCCGATCATCCGGCTGAAGAACCACCTGATCGTTCGAGGCGTCTGGTCGGAGGAGCGCCATAAGCAGACAGAGGCGGAAATCCTCGATTCCGTGATTGCCGCGCAAAAGGAGGCCGAGAGCTACGGCACCCTGCATGCCGGCGGAAAACCTTCCGCACGCGACATGTTCGAGGGCGTCTATGCCGAGATGCCGCCTCATCTTCGTAAGCAGCGCCAGCAGGCTGGAGTTTGA
- a CDS encoding DeoR/GlpR family DNA-binding transcription regulator translates to MHLPEGKKASRQRLIIAELGLSPAVRTSDLARRLGVSAETVRRDIDELTQRGLVSRTYGGAAGRQLGFQPEFQDRDTLAVRERDAIAQVAVELVKAGDVLMIDSGSTTARFAQVLAQRAEGITVITNCFAVAHALVQQGNSRVLFCPGDFSSREGGVYGSETCAYLKRFNADIAFIGASGLTMEGPTDVETQASWVKRTMLERAERRVLLADATKFNRRHLELVCPLDTLTDIVSDRAPEGALATGLSAIKVAFHIAHLGAVSEV, encoded by the coding sequence GTGCATCTGCCCGAGGGCAAAAAGGCGTCTCGCCAACGACTGATCATAGCCGAGCTCGGCCTAAGTCCGGCTGTAAGGACATCAGACCTCGCCCGCCGGCTTGGCGTATCCGCCGAAACCGTGCGGCGCGATATCGACGAATTGACCCAGCGTGGGCTTGTGAGCCGTACTTATGGCGGTGCGGCCGGGCGCCAGCTGGGATTTCAGCCGGAGTTCCAGGACCGGGATACTCTTGCGGTTCGAGAGCGTGATGCGATCGCTCAAGTCGCTGTCGAGCTTGTCAAGGCGGGCGATGTTCTCATGATCGATTCCGGCTCGACAACCGCCCGCTTCGCCCAGGTTCTCGCGCAGAGAGCCGAGGGAATTACCGTAATCACCAATTGTTTTGCTGTAGCCCATGCTCTGGTCCAGCAAGGCAATTCTCGCGTCCTGTTCTGTCCTGGCGATTTCTCTTCGCGCGAGGGGGGAGTTTATGGTTCAGAGACCTGCGCCTACCTGAAACGATTCAATGCGGATATTGCCTTCATCGGCGCTAGCGGATTGACGATGGAGGGGCCGACAGACGTGGAGACGCAGGCCAGTTGGGTCAAGCGGACCATGCTTGAACGGGCGGAGCGCAGGGTGCTCCTGGCAGATGCGACGAAATTCAACCGGCGCCATCTCGAACTTGTCTGTCCGCTCGATACGCTGACCGACATCGTTTCCGACCGCGCTCCGGAGGGGGCGCTCGCGACCGGCCTTTCAGCCATCAAAGTTGCCTTCCATATCGCACATCTCGGCGCCGTGTCGGAAGTCTAG
- a CDS encoding ABC transporter ATP-binding protein, translating to MSEIVVDAVSKTWGGVGGVNRISFKADAGTLLVLLGPSGCGKSTTLRLIAGLEEVDSGTITIGGRDVTHLSPAERRISMVFQSYALFPHLNVAENIVFGLKVRRVGRAERDERLKKVADIVGLSHLLERKPSQLSGGQRQRVALGRAIIAEAPVCLMDEPLSNLDAKLRHEMRTEIRSLQQRLGMTMVYVTHDQTEAMTMADRVILMRDGHIEQNGAPHELYNHPASDFTARFIGTPPMNIISWHDNAMLGIRPEHITLVESNGIPATVKAVEYLGADSIILCDTEGGTVSVRQTGYCSLPPGTSVGLAWHNRHIHLFDKDSGRRRETETSVH from the coding sequence ATGTCCGAAATCGTAGTCGACGCCGTGTCCAAAACCTGGGGAGGTGTAGGGGGAGTGAACCGCATCAGCTTTAAAGCCGATGCAGGTACGCTCCTGGTGCTCCTCGGCCCATCCGGATGCGGCAAGTCCACGACTCTGCGCCTGATCGCGGGGCTTGAGGAGGTCGATTCCGGCACGATCACAATCGGCGGGCGGGACGTAACCCATCTTTCGCCTGCCGAGCGACGCATCTCGATGGTATTCCAGTCCTATGCGCTTTTCCCCCACCTCAATGTAGCCGAGAATATCGTCTTCGGATTGAAGGTCCGCCGTGTAGGACGAGCGGAGCGGGATGAGCGCCTCAAAAAGGTGGCTGATATCGTCGGCCTGAGTCATCTGCTCGAGCGCAAACCGTCCCAACTCTCGGGCGGCCAGCGTCAGCGCGTTGCCCTTGGCCGTGCCATCATTGCAGAAGCGCCCGTTTGTCTGATGGACGAGCCGCTGTCGAATCTCGACGCCAAGCTCCGCCACGAGATGCGGACAGAAATCCGCAGCCTGCAGCAGCGCCTCGGCATGACCATGGTCTACGTCACTCACGATCAGACCGAGGCCATGACTATGGCGGACCGGGTCATTCTGATGCGAGACGGGCATATTGAGCAGAATGGAGCCCCGCACGAGCTTTACAATCATCCTGCAAGCGATTTCACGGCCCGCTTCATCGGCACCCCACCCATGAATATCATTTCATGGCACGACAACGCGATGCTCGGCATACGACCGGAACATATTACGCTTGTGGAGAGCAATGGAATTCCGGCCACGGTGAAGGCTGTCGAATATCTCGGGGCAGACAGCATCATTCTCTGCGACACGGAAGGCGGCACGGTTTCGGTTCGTCAAACGGGTTATTGTTCGCTTCCACCCGGAACCAGTGTCGGCCTCGCTTGGCATAACCGTCACATACATCTGTTTGATAAGGACAGCGGAAGACGCCGTGAGACCGAGACCTCGGTCCATTGA
- a CDS encoding ABC transporter substrate-binding protein — protein MTLAGFGASAAHAVDLTMYYPVSVGGPVTKIIDDMVQRFQKENPDIKVEAVYAGNYTDTMTKAMTAMKGGQPPQLSVLFSTDLFTLMDEKAIVPIDEIAGSDGKQWLDSFYPAFMENGRIEGKTWSVPFQRSTIVLYYNKDAFKEAGLDPEKPPTTWAEMAEMAKKLVKKDASGNVTRWGVEIPSTGYGYWMLQALAIENGQKLMNEAGTKVFFNEKKTVDALQYWVDLSTKEGVMPKGAIEWGTLRTDFLEGKTAMMWHTTGNLTAVKEGAKFDFGVAMLPAKEQRGSPTGGGNFYIFKSASPEQQQAAVKFIRWMTAPEQAAEWSIKTGYVAVTPAAYETETMKAYVKGFPQAVVARDQLQHAVAELSVHDNGRIYKIVNDAVQAAVTGSQSPKEALDSAQKQSERVLSRYK, from the coding sequence ATGACACTAGCCGGCTTCGGTGCGAGTGCCGCCCATGCCGTCGATCTGACGATGTACTATCCCGTCTCGGTCGGCGGTCCCGTTACCAAGATCATCGACGACATGGTGCAGCGGTTCCAAAAGGAAAACCCGGATATCAAGGTCGAGGCGGTCTACGCGGGCAACTACACCGACACCATGACCAAGGCGATGACCGCCATGAAGGGTGGTCAGCCGCCTCAATTGTCGGTGTTGTTCTCCACCGATCTGTTCACGCTCATGGACGAAAAGGCGATCGTGCCGATCGATGAGATCGCCGGCTCCGACGGCAAGCAATGGCTCGACAGTTTCTATCCTGCCTTCATGGAAAACGGGCGCATAGAAGGCAAGACCTGGAGTGTTCCGTTCCAGCGCTCGACCATCGTCCTCTACTACAACAAGGATGCCTTCAAGGAGGCAGGTCTCGATCCCGAGAAGCCGCCGACAACCTGGGCCGAGATGGCCGAGATGGCCAAGAAACTCGTGAAGAAGGACGCTTCCGGCAATGTGACCCGTTGGGGCGTCGAGATCCCGTCCACGGGATACGGCTACTGGATGTTGCAGGCGCTGGCCATCGAGAATGGTCAGAAGCTCATGAATGAGGCCGGCACCAAGGTCTTCTTCAACGAAAAGAAGACGGTCGATGCGCTGCAGTATTGGGTCGATCTCTCGACCAAAGAAGGCGTGATGCCGAAGGGAGCCATCGAATGGGGCACCCTGCGGACGGATTTCCTCGAAGGCAAGACCGCCATGATGTGGCACACCACCGGCAACCTGACCGCCGTGAAGGAAGGTGCGAAGTTCGACTTCGGCGTCGCCATGCTGCCTGCCAAGGAACAGCGCGGCTCCCCGACCGGCGGCGGCAACTTCTACATCTTCAAGAGTGCCAGCCCTGAGCAGCAGCAGGCTGCCGTGAAGTTCATCCGCTGGATGACAGCCCCTGAACAGGCTGCGGAATGGAGCATCAAGACAGGCTACGTAGCCGTTACGCCGGCGGCTTACGAGACGGAGACCATGAAAGCCTACGTGAAGGGCTTCCCTCAGGCCGTCGTAGCCCGCGATCAGCTGCAACATGCCGTCGCCGAGCTGTCGGTGCACGACAACGGGCGCATTTACAAGATCGTCAATGACGCCGTGCAGGCCGCCGTAACGGGTTCTCAGAGCCCGAAGGAGGCACTCGACAGCGCTCAGAAGCAATCCGAGCGCGTCCTGAGCCGCTATAAATAA
- a CDS encoding carbohydrate ABC transporter permease: protein MVAVTSAAKHKASRRRYWQTNVNAWLLLLPAVVLLATFTHYPILATLYHSFFSLGRSGPAEFVGFENYAYMLDDDVFWQVLRNNIIFALATVPTSIVLAMMMAVWVDKKISGRSFLRLAFFTPTVLPMIAVANIWLFFYTPDYGLLDQFLKTLGFSGHNWLGDPATVMTCLTIMVVWKEAGFFMIFYLAALQVIPPDLKEAAAVEGAGRWYFFRRVTLPLLMPTTLFVSINALINSFKLVDQLVIMTKGGPNNASSLLLYYIYEVAFTFWDTAYAATLTVTLISILAAVALTKFVYLDRRIHYQ from the coding sequence ATGGTCGCCGTTACGAGCGCTGCCAAGCACAAGGCCTCCCGACGCAGATACTGGCAGACGAATGTCAATGCGTGGCTACTTTTGCTGCCCGCTGTCGTCCTGCTCGCGACCTTTACGCATTATCCAATTCTTGCAACTCTCTATCACAGCTTTTTCTCGCTCGGACGCAGTGGTCCGGCGGAATTCGTGGGCTTCGAGAATTATGCCTACATGCTGGATGACGATGTCTTTTGGCAGGTACTCCGCAACAACATTATCTTTGCGCTTGCCACTGTACCGACCAGCATTGTCCTTGCGATGATGATGGCAGTTTGGGTGGACAAGAAGATCTCGGGCCGGTCGTTCCTAAGGCTCGCATTCTTTACACCGACCGTTCTTCCCATGATCGCTGTCGCGAACATTTGGCTGTTCTTCTATACGCCGGATTACGGCCTGCTCGATCAGTTCCTGAAGACCTTAGGCTTTTCAGGACATAACTGGCTCGGCGATCCGGCAACCGTCATGACCTGCCTCACGATCATGGTTGTCTGGAAGGAGGCCGGCTTCTTCATGATCTTCTATCTTGCAGCTCTGCAAGTCATCCCGCCGGACCTCAAGGAGGCTGCGGCTGTCGAGGGTGCAGGACGCTGGTACTTCTTTCGCCGCGTGACATTGCCCCTTCTGATGCCGACGACGCTGTTCGTCTCCATCAATGCCCTGATCAACTCCTTCAAACTCGTGGATCAACTGGTCATCATGACCAAAGGTGGGCCGAACAACGCAAGCTCACTGCTGCTCTATTACATCTACGAGGTAGCTTTCACCTTCTGGGATACCGCCTACGCGGCCACACTGACGGTGACGCTGATCTCAATCTTGGCCGCTGTTGCCCTGACCAAATTCGTCTATCTCGATCGTAGGATTCACTATCAATGA